In Capsicum annuum cultivar UCD-10X-F1 chromosome 7, UCD10Xv1.1, whole genome shotgun sequence, one genomic interval encodes:
- the LOC107854263 gene encoding TLC domain-containing protein 4-B isoform X1 produces the protein MQGEIKYGQKSKYVYTEYKLFRGERKSSIISSATALMEISGYQTRAELLLRNYMLSDSFVIYSSVIGGIFACKLVYDLSQIFTSIYFKCYAKLSKSQQVEWNNRSVSTVHAILVTTMSLYLAFWSDLFSDNQLSGPVIMRSSTLSTFVLGVSMGYFLTDLAMILWFYPSLGGLEYLVHHLLSMVAVTYAMLTGKGQLYVFMVLVSEATTPGINLRWYLDVAGMKKSKAYLVNGFMMVFAWLVARILLFIYLFYHVYIHYEEVKHLPSFAIFLLSVVPLILTVMNLVWFWKIVKGLKKTLVKRQ, from the exons ATGCAAG gagaAATAAAGTACGGACAAAAGTCAAAGTACGTTTACACGGAGTACAAACTTTTTAGGGGGGAAAGGAAAAGCTCTATTATTTCTTCTGCTACAGCTCTGATGGAAATCAGCGGATACCAAACTCGCGCTGAGCTGCTTCTTCGAAACTACATGCTTTCAGATTCTTTCGTTATCTACTCATCTGTTATTGGTGGCATTTTCGCATGCAAATTG GTTTACGATCTTAGCCAGATATTCACCTCTATTTACTTTAAGTGTTATGCTAAGCTCTCAAAATCTCAACAAGTTGAATGGAATAACCG GTCCGTATCTACCGTTCATGCGATACTCGTTACAACCATGTCACTGTACTTGGCATTCTGGTCCGATCTTTTCTCTGATAATCAGCTGTCTGGCCCTGTCATTATGCGGAGTTCCACATTATCAACCTTTGTCTTGGGG GTTTCTATGGGATATTTTCTCACTGATCTTGCCATGATCCTTTGGTTTTATCCTTCTTTAGGTGGACTAGAATAC CTGGTTCATCACCTTCTCTCTATGGTAGCAGTGACATATGCAATGTTGACCGGTAAGGGGCAGCTTTACGTGTTCATGGTTTTAGTTTCTGAGGCAACTACCCCCGGGATCAACTTGAGATG GTATCTTGATGTAGCTGGAATGAAAAAGTCGAAAGCATACCTCGTAAATGGTTTCATGATGGTGTTTGCTTGGCTG GTTGCCAGAATTTTGTTATTCATTTACTTGTTTTACCACGTCTACATCCACTATGAAGAG GTTAAGCATCTGCCTTCATTTGCGATTTTCCTATTATCTGTTGTGCCATTGATACTTACTGTGATGAACTTGGTTTGGTTCTGGAAGATTGTGAAAGGACTTAAGAAGACTTTAGTAAAGAGGCAGTGA
- the LOC107854263 gene encoding TLC domain-containing protein 4-B isoform X2: MEISGYQTRAELLLRNYMLSDSFVIYSSVIGGIFACKLVYDLSQIFTSIYFKCYAKLSKSQQVEWNNRSVSTVHAILVTTMSLYLAFWSDLFSDNQLSGPVIMRSSTLSTFVLGVSMGYFLTDLAMILWFYPSLGGLEYLVHHLLSMVAVTYAMLTGKGQLYVFMVLVSEATTPGINLRWYLDVAGMKKSKAYLVNGFMMVFAWLVARILLFIYLFYHVYIHYEEVKHLPSFAIFLLSVVPLILTVMNLVWFWKIVKGLKKTLVKRQ, encoded by the exons ATGGAAATCAGCGGATACCAAACTCGCGCTGAGCTGCTTCTTCGAAACTACATGCTTTCAGATTCTTTCGTTATCTACTCATCTGTTATTGGTGGCATTTTCGCATGCAAATTG GTTTACGATCTTAGCCAGATATTCACCTCTATTTACTTTAAGTGTTATGCTAAGCTCTCAAAATCTCAACAAGTTGAATGGAATAACCG GTCCGTATCTACCGTTCATGCGATACTCGTTACAACCATGTCACTGTACTTGGCATTCTGGTCCGATCTTTTCTCTGATAATCAGCTGTCTGGCCCTGTCATTATGCGGAGTTCCACATTATCAACCTTTGTCTTGGGG GTTTCTATGGGATATTTTCTCACTGATCTTGCCATGATCCTTTGGTTTTATCCTTCTTTAGGTGGACTAGAATAC CTGGTTCATCACCTTCTCTCTATGGTAGCAGTGACATATGCAATGTTGACCGGTAAGGGGCAGCTTTACGTGTTCATGGTTTTAGTTTCTGAGGCAACTACCCCCGGGATCAACTTGAGATG GTATCTTGATGTAGCTGGAATGAAAAAGTCGAAAGCATACCTCGTAAATGGTTTCATGATGGTGTTTGCTTGGCTG GTTGCCAGAATTTTGTTATTCATTTACTTGTTTTACCACGTCTACATCCACTATGAAGAG GTTAAGCATCTGCCTTCATTTGCGATTTTCCTATTATCTGTTGTGCCATTGATACTTACTGTGATGAACTTGGTTTGGTTCTGGAAGATTGTGAAAGGACTTAAGAAGACTTTAGTAAAGAGGCAGTGA